In Parus major isolate Abel chromosome 3, Parus_major1.1, whole genome shotgun sequence, the following are encoded in one genomic region:
- the ADI1 gene encoding 1,2-dihydroxy-3-keto-5-methylthiopentene dioxygenase — protein sequence MVEASYMDESQEDQRAPHRQRPNRAVSLEQLRRLGVVYRRLDADNFETDPCLKEIRRAENYSWMDIVTIHKDKLPNYEEKIKTFYEEHLHLDDEIRYVLDGSGYFDVRDKDDKWIRISMEKGDMITLPAGIYHRFTLDENNYVKAMRLFVGEPVWTAYNRPADDFPARKQYMKFLAEEAHNGV from the exons ATGGTGGAGGCCTCGTACATGGACGAGTCCCAGGAAGACCAGCGAGCGCCGCATCGGCAGCGGCCCAACCGCGCCgtcagcctggagcagctgcgCCGCCTCGGCGTGGTGTACCGCAGG TTGGATGCTGATAACTTTGAGACTGATCCATGCTTGAAAGAGATTCGGAgagcagaaaattattcttggATGGATATAGTGACCATACATAAAGACAAGCTTCCAAATTATGAGGAAAAG ataaaaacattttatgagGAACATTTACACCTCGATGATGAAATTCGCTATGTCTTGGATGGATCTGGCTATTTTGATGTTCGAGACAAGGATGACAAATGGATTCggatttccatggaaaaaggAGATATGATAACCCTCCCTGCTGGCATATATCACCGATTTACACTGGATGAGAAC AATTACGTGAAGGCAATGAGGCTGTTTGTTGGAGAACCCGTCTGGACTGCATACAACAGGCCAGCTGATGATTTTCCTGCTCGGAAACAGTATATGAAGTTTTTGGCTGAAGAAGCACATAATGGTGTCTGA